In one Argonema galeatum A003/A1 genomic region, the following are encoded:
- a CDS encoding non-ribosomal peptide synthetase, with protein MTKNIAENCLKADDKKLNIEQEAEVFVFPASFAQQRLWFFDRLAPGNPFYNVSTAVRLKGCLNLTALEQTFNEIVRRHETLRTTFVMVEGQPVQAIAPSLTIPLPVINLQNRSLTEQETETRRLTIHEAKHPFNLAEGPLLRVTLLQLSEKEYVLLLNLHHIVADGWSIGVLIKELGILYTAFVKKQLSPLPELPLQYADFAEWQRQWLQGEVLETQLAYWRQHLNGITILNLPTNRPRPAIQTYRGTKQFLTISPFLSKALESLNQQENVTLFMTLLAAFQTLLYRYTGQEDIAVGSPIANRNLSEIEALIGFFVNSLVLRTDLSGNPTFRELLSRVKEVAMGAYAHQDLPFEKLVEVLHPERDLSRNPLFQVSFSLQNTPVEALYLPELTLSLLEVDTGTAKLDLEFHLWSDLESLKVQVVYSTDLFDDTTITRMLGHFQTLLESIVANPEYRVSELPILAEAERHQLLVEFSHNQSKIPSPKSKIEQCFHQLFEAQVEESPDAIALVFENQQLTYRELNIRANQLAHHLQQLGVVPDVLVGICLERSLDMIVGLLSILKAGGAYLPLDPTYPQERLNFMLEDAQVSILLTHSLKKGGWGDIQDGLSIVYLDKDWDIIAQQSQFNPISNLTPANLAYAIYTSGSTGKPKGVLLLHQGLFNLAEAQIDIFNVQPSSRILQFASLSFDASIFEIVMALGTGATLYLAKKESLLPGQSLIKLLRDNAISHITLPPAVLSVLPKEELPALQTIICAGESCSQDIVKHWACDRRFFNAYGPTEVTVWATIAEIKDDSEKPPIGRPILNTQVYILDKNLQPVPIGITGELYISGDGVGKGYLNRPHLTAEQFIPLSETGFLEETQETRFLGETGFLEVAKLYKTGDLARYRQDGNIEFLGRIDEQVKIRGFRIELGEIEAVLSQHPAVREAVAVSDIALEEASGNKRLVAYIVPEQNLTPTIVELRNFLKTKLPEYTIPSVFVVLDSLPLTPNGKVDRRALPALLNLKFPSNLQLNVAPRTPIESTIAKIWAEVLNLELVGIHDNFFYLGGDSLLAIRLMDAIEKQFNRELPLSALFLNPTIEGLASILATQTNSLPWSPLVPIQPKGSKPPFFCVHPVFGVVFPYYELAYNLGEDRPFYGLQPLGIDGENPPLNGIEDMATYYIDELRTVQPIGPYFLGGWSFGGLVAFEMAQQLQKSGQQVALLAVLDTLAPVPSNKVSFWHGLKFLLTTATRYIWPFLMDYFYLVAYPNRQKSQNIPQESRRRILKELTSKSILKVFQANSEAAVNYVPQIYPNRITLLRSSDRSIVASQDPTMGWNELAGSGVEVHVVSGNHLTMLRKPNVQALAEQLKVCFDKVQGN; from the coding sequence ATGACCAAAAATATTGCCGAAAACTGCCTCAAGGCTGATGACAAAAAACTAAATATTGAGCAAGAAGCAGAAGTCTTTGTCTTCCCTGCATCTTTTGCCCAGCAGCGGCTATGGTTTTTCGATCGCTTAGCACCGGGCAATCCATTCTACAATGTCTCAACAGCAGTTCGCCTGAAAGGTTGCCTCAACTTAACAGCTTTAGAGCAGACATTCAACGAAATAGTACGACGACACGAAACCTTACGCACTACGTTTGTAATGGTAGAGGGCCAACCAGTTCAAGCAATAGCTCCCTCCTTAACCATACCCCTCCCTGTCATAAACCTACAAAACCGATCGCTCACCGAACAGGAAACCGAAACGCGAAGACTAACTATACACGAGGCTAAGCATCCTTTCAATTTGGCCGAAGGGCCATTGCTGCGAGTAACGCTGTTACAACTAAGTGAAAAAGAATATGTTCTTCTGCTGAATTTACATCACATTGTTGCCGATGGTTGGTCTATTGGCGTGCTAATTAAAGAATTGGGAATTCTTTACACAGCTTTTGTCAAAAAACAGCTTTCTCCTCTGCCAGAACTACCGCTTCAGTACGCCGACTTTGCGGAATGGCAGCGCCAATGGTTACAGGGTGAAGTATTAGAAACCCAATTAGCTTATTGGCGGCAGCATTTAAACGGAATTACCATATTAAATCTACCTACAAATCGACCAAGACCAGCAATTCAAACCTATCGTGGAACAAAACAATTTCTCACAATATCACCGTTTTTGAGTAAGGCATTGGAGTCATTAAACCAGCAAGAAAACGTTACTTTGTTTATGACTTTATTGGCAGCATTTCAAACCTTACTTTACCGTTATACTGGACAAGAAGACATCGCAGTAGGTTCACCGATCGCTAACCGCAACCTGAGCGAAATCGAAGCGTTAATTGGATTTTTTGTCAATAGTTTAGTGCTGCGTACAGATTTATCGGGAAACCCAACTTTTCGGGAATTGCTAAGTCGGGTGAAAGAGGTAGCAATGGGAGCATATGCTCACCAAGACTTGCCCTTTGAAAAGCTAGTCGAGGTACTGCATCCAGAGCGGGATTTGAGCCGCAATCCCCTATTCCAGGTAAGTTTTAGTTTGCAAAATACTCCAGTAGAAGCGTTATATTTGCCTGAACTAACTTTGAGTTTGCTGGAGGTTGACACTGGAACGGCGAAGTTAGATTTAGAGTTCCATCTATGGTCAGATTTGGAAAGTCTTAAAGTCCAAGTAGTGTACAGTACCGATTTATTTGATGACACCACGATTACGCGGATGCTGGGACATTTTCAAACGCTGCTAGAAAGCATTGTCGCCAATCCAGAATATCGCGTCTCTGAGTTGCCAATTTTGGCCGAGGCAGAACGGCATCAGCTATTAGTAGAATTTAGCCATAATCAATCCAAAATCCCAAGTCCAAAATCCAAAATTGAGCAGTGTTTTCATCAGTTATTTGAAGCGCAGGTAGAGGAGAGTCCTGATGCGATCGCTCTAGTATTTGAAAATCAGCAATTAACCTACCGCGAACTGAACATCCGAGCTAACCAACTCGCACACCACCTGCAACAATTGGGTGTAGTTCCAGACGTTTTAGTTGGTATTTGCCTAGAGCGTTCTTTAGACATGATTGTGGGATTGTTGAGCATCCTTAAAGCGGGTGGAGCATACCTACCTTTAGACCCCACCTATCCCCAAGAACGCCTTAATTTCATGCTAGAAGATGCTCAAGTATCCATCTTGTTAACTCATTCTCTCAAAAAGGGGGGTTGGGGGGATATCCAAGATGGTTTATCTATAGTTTACCTAGACAAAGATTGGGATATTATTGCACAACAAAGCCAATTCAACCCAATTAGCAATTTAACACCTGCAAATCTAGCTTATGCCATATACACATCTGGTTCAACGGGAAAACCGAAAGGCGTTTTGCTCCTACATCAAGGATTGTTTAACTTGGCAGAAGCTCAGATTGATATTTTCAACGTACAGCCAAGTAGTCGCATTCTGCAATTCGCATCCTTGAGTTTTGATGCCTCGATATTTGAGATTGTGATGGCATTAGGAACAGGAGCAACACTTTACTTAGCGAAGAAAGAATCTCTTTTGCCTGGACAAAGTTTAATAAAGCTATTGCGCGACAATGCCATTAGTCATATCACCCTTCCGCCTGCTGTGCTATCAGTTTTACCAAAAGAAGAACTTCCCGCACTGCAAACTATTATTTGTGCTGGCGAATCTTGTTCTCAGGATATTGTAAAACACTGGGCTTGCGATCGCAGATTTTTTAACGCTTATGGGCCTACAGAAGTAACGGTTTGGGCTACCATTGCAGAAATTAAGGACGACAGTGAAAAACCCCCTATCGGTCGCCCAATTCTTAACACTCAAGTTTATATATTAGATAAGAATTTACAACCTGTACCGATTGGAATAACTGGTGAATTGTACATCAGCGGTGATGGTGTGGGTAAAGGCTACCTCAACCGTCCCCATTTAACTGCTGAACAATTTATTCCGCTATCAGAAACCGGGTTTCTTGAAGAAACACAAGAAACCCGGTTTCTCGGAGAAACCGGGTTTCTTGAAGTAGCTAAACTTTACAAAACGGGTGACTTAGCTCGTTATCGACAAGATGGCAATATTGAATTTTTAGGTCGTATTGATGAACAGGTAAAAATTCGGGGTTTCCGTATCGAATTGGGAGAAATTGAGGCGGTGCTGAGTCAGCATCCAGCAGTAAGAGAAGCGGTGGCGGTAAGCGACATCGCTTTAGAAGAAGCATCGGGTAACAAACGCCTTGTAGCTTATATTGTCCCAGAGCAAAATCTAACACCTACAATCGTTGAACTACGTAATTTTCTGAAAACTAAATTGCCAGAATACACGATACCTTCAGTTTTTGTAGTGTTAGATTCTTTACCGCTAACGCCTAATGGCAAAGTAGACCGCCGTGCATTACCCGCGCTATTAAATTTGAAGTTTCCTTCAAATCTCCAATTAAACGTTGCTCCGCGTACTCCAATAGAGTCAACAATAGCAAAAATCTGGGCAGAAGTTCTTAACCTTGAGCTTGTAGGGATTCACGATAACTTCTTCTACTTAGGCGGTGATTCACTGCTGGCTATACGTCTTATGGATGCGATCGAAAAACAGTTTAATCGCGAGTTACCACTGTCTGCTCTTTTCTTGAATCCTACAATTGAAGGTTTAGCAAGCATTTTAGCTACTCAAACAAATTCTTTGCCTTGGTCGCCGCTAGTCCCGATTCAGCCTAAAGGTTCAAAACCACCTTTTTTCTGTGTCCATCCCGTCTTTGGTGTTGTCTTTCCTTATTATGAATTGGCATATAATTTGGGGGAAGATCGACCATTTTACGGACTACAACCGCTTGGTATTGACGGAGAAAATCCTCCCTTAAATGGCATTGAGGATATGGCAACTTACTATATTGATGAGTTGCGTACAGTTCAGCCGATCGGCCCTTATTTTTTAGGCGGTTGGTCTTTCGGAGGTTTGGTTGCTTTTGAAATGGCTCAACAACTGCAAAAATCTGGGCAGCAAGTGGCTTTACTTGCTGTGCTTGATACTTTAGCACCAGTCCCCAGCAATAAAGTTTCCTTTTGGCATGGTTTAAAGTTTCTCCTCACCACAGCAACGCGATATATATGGCCTTTTCTGATGGATTATTTTTATCTGGTGGCATATCCCAATCGGCAAAAAAGCCAAAATATACCTCAAGAATCTAGACGACGGATATTAAAAGAGCTAACGAGTAAATCGATACTTAAAGTTTTCCAAGCGAACAGTGAAGCAGCTGTTAATTACGTACCTCAAATATATCCAAATCGAATTACTCTTTTGAGAAGTAGCGATCGCAGTATAGTTGCCAGTCAAGATCCAACTATGGGCTGGAACGAACTAGCTGGGTCAGGAGTAGAAGTTCATGTAGTGAGTGGAAATCACCTAACTATGCTTAGAAAACCGAATGTTCAGGCGCTTGCCGAACAGTTAAAGGTATGTTTTGATAAGGTGCAGGGCAATTAA
- a CDS encoding glycine zipper domain-containing protein has protein sequence MNEKDQSNMSQHDVQPTEEKIVMSENKQPSEERQEDAQPTTDQPTIHPVGTRIGAAAGGVAGAAIGSLIGGRAGAAIGAVVGAVAGGMTGNDAADGVSRTVDDVVGAVKGVAEGVTHTVEDVGDAAKGTLEDVKPSVIGIAESVKSTVDEAKPSVVGIAESVRSTVEEAKPSVLSMAESVRSTVEEAKPSVVNAANTFNQAVEDVKPSVKDVAQSVKSAVEEVKPSVVDAVKGSAEGIKTSVRGVGDAVRDAAQEVKPSVVDAVKGSAEGIKTSVRGVGDAVRDAAQEVKPSVVDAVKGSAEEIKSSAQSVGNAVRDTAQEVKPSVVDAVKGSAEEIKSSAQSVGNAVKDKAEDVKSSVAKSGKGATEDVSYVTIVDNRTTSVDTAMPVASTNTGFDQGEVAPMEAYGETGYVENSTFGTQSANLGVEDDSVEAKNQIRREQLDVDDRNLNIIDRSTPL, from the coding sequence ATGAACGAGAAGGATCAATCCAATATGAGTCAACATGATGTTCAACCTACAGAAGAAAAAATTGTGATGAGCGAGAACAAGCAGCCTTCTGAGGAGCGTCAAGAAGATGCTCAACCAACTACAGATCAACCTACTATTCATCCAGTTGGCACACGCATTGGTGCTGCTGCTGGCGGAGTAGCAGGAGCGGCTATTGGTAGTTTAATTGGCGGTCGCGCTGGAGCAGCGATCGGTGCTGTAGTAGGCGCAGTAGCTGGCGGTATGACTGGTAATGATGCAGCTGATGGTGTTAGTCGCACTGTAGACGATGTAGTAGGCGCCGTAAAGGGTGTGGCTGAAGGTGTTACCCACACGGTAGAAGATGTAGGGGATGCAGCAAAGGGTACGCTTGAGGATGTCAAGCCCTCTGTAATAGGTATAGCGGAGTCTGTCAAGAGTACAGTTGACGAGGCCAAGCCTTCTGTAGTAGGCATAGCTGAGTCCGTCAGGAGTACAGTTGAGGAAGCCAAGCCTTCTGTACTAAGTATGGCGGAGTCCGTCAGGAGTACAGTTGAGGAAGCCAAGCCTTCTGTAGTAAATGCAGCGAACACCTTTAACCAAGCCGTTGAGGATGTCAAGCCATCTGTAAAAGATGTAGCCCAGTCCGTAAAGAGTGCCGTTGAGGAAGTGAAGCCCTCTGTAGTAGACGCGGTTAAGGGTAGCGCTGAGGGTATCAAAACTTCTGTTCGAGGTGTAGGGGATGCCGTAAGGGATGCCGCCCAGGAAGTGAAGCCCTCTGTAGTAGACGCGGTTAAGGGTAGCGCTGAGGGAATCAAAACCTCTGTTCGAGGTGTAGGTGATGCCGTAAGGGATGCCGCCCAGGAAGTGAAGCCTTCTGTAGTAGACGCCGTTAAGGGTAGCGCTGAGGAAATCAAGTCTTCTGCTCAAAGTGTCGGAAACGCTGTCAGAGATACAGCCCAGGAAGTGAAGCCCTCTGTAGTAGACGCCGTTAAGGGTAGCGCTGAGGAAATCAAGTCTTCTGCTCAAAGTGTCGGAAACGCTGTCAAGGATAAAGCTGAAGATGTCAAGTCCTCTGTAGCGAAGTCTGGAAAAGGTGCAACTGAGGATGTCTCATATGTAACTATTGTTGATAATCGCACTACCTCTGTAGACACTGCAATGCCAGTAGCTTCTACTAATACGGGCTTTGATCAAGGAGAAGTTGCTCCGATGGAAGCGTATGGAGAGACTGGTTACGTTGAGAACTCAACCTTTGGCACTCAATCAGCCAACCTTGGTGTGGAAGATGACAGTGTTGAAGCTAAAAACCAGATTCGCCGGGAACAGTTAGACGTTGACGATCGAAATTTGAACATTATCGATCGCAGCACGCCGTTGTAA